From a single Silene latifolia isolate original U9 population chromosome 6, ASM4854445v1, whole genome shotgun sequence genomic region:
- the LOC141588154 gene encoding protein FAR1-RELATED SEQUENCE 5-like has translation MDSKRIAKKLKPAVEFENTEEKKKGKISVEPKKTKITRFGCKAKIRFYAVFNDLKELIGYAIIRFMKTIVNNCKLNIGATKTFRILAEQSNGYANIGASLTEFKNFKRNIKCYIGDKDANMILDYLKALSESQDGFYYAYQVDEDNCLARIFWADAQARMNYSLFEDTITFDPTYGTNKYHMAFTPFTGVDNHKKSVTFAAALVDHENDGSFIWVFKKFLDCMGNKEPQCILTDQDPAIKLGVRSVFKKATHRYCMWHIMKKLTDKFEPQICNETDFVERICAVVWDTDLEPIEFEEKWSQVINDFELNDNTWLTYMYGKRHKWIPAYFRDLPLGCLLKTTQRSESQNSYFKRFESIDGTLVEF, from the exons ATGGATTCAAAGAGGATCGCAAAAAAACTCAAACCTGCTGTTGAATTTGAAAACACAGAAGAGAAAAAGAAGGGGAAAATATCTGTAGagccaaagaaaacaaaaataacaagatttGGTTGCAAGGCAAAAATACGGTTTTATGCTGTATTCAATGACCTTAAGGAGCTAATAGGGTATGCCATTATACGTTTTATGAAG acaattgttaacaattgtaAACTCAACATTGGGGCTACCAAGACATTTAGAATTCTTGCGGAACAATCAAATGGGTATGCAAACATTGGTGCATCTCTAACAGAATTCAAGAACTTCaaaagaaatattaaatgttacATAGGTGACAAGGATGCTAACATGATTCTCGATTATTTAAAGGCGCTTTCTGAATCACAAGATGGCTTTTACTATGCTTATCAAGTTGATGAGGATAACTGTTTGGCTAGAATCTTTTGGGCAGATGCACAAGCAAGAATGAATTATTCCTTGTTTGAGGACACCATCACCTTTGATCCTACTTACGGTACTAACAAGTACCACATGGCCTTCACCCCATTCACTGGTGTTGACAACCACAAAAAATCGGTGACTTTTGCTGCTGCACTTGTCGATCATGAGAATGATGGGTCATTCATTTGGGTGTTTAAGAAGTTCCTTGATTGTATGGGCAACAAGGAACCTCAGTGCATTCTTACTGATCAAGATCCGGCAATTAAACTCGGGGTGCGTTCTGTATTCAAGAAAGCAACACATCGCTActgtatgtggcatataatgaaaaaaCTTACCGATAAATTTGAGCCACAGATTTGTAACGAGACTGACTTTGTTGAGCGAATATGTGCAGTTGTTTGGGATACTGACTTGGAACCCATTGAGTTTGAAGAAAAATGGTCTCAAGTGATTAATGACTTTGAGTTGAATGATAATACTTGGTTGACATACATGTATGGCAAAAGGCACAAATGGATACCTGCTTACTTTAGGGATTT